The proteins below come from a single Candidatus Poribacteria bacterium genomic window:
- a CDS encoding lipase maturation factor family protein, whose product MQPQSSKPLLVYDNACDFCRYWIAQWQHITGDRVEYAPYQEVAAEFPDIPLSAFERSVQLIFQNGTILSGAEAVLRALNNGLLLWCYYHLPGFAGVSEWAYRFVAQHRLFFSALTRWFWGAHTERTTFYLSRWLFLRGLGCIYLIAFLSLWVQIHGLVGSNGILPAGQYLEVVRQQIGTEGYYLVPTLFWLNTSDAFLHFLCAGGVVLSLVLIAGFVPTFALVGLWAVYLSLVTVGQVFLSFQWDVLLLEAGFLAIFFAPLQLRDTFTRTFQSSTAFLWLLRWLLFRLMFASGFVKLASDEVWRNLTALNFHYETQPLPTWLGWYTHQFPEWFHKASTIGMFAAELVVPFLIFAPRRARTVGCIGLIVLQILIILTGNYCFFNLLTIVLCFLLIDDVMWKALLPKRLMPTIHTIEKPLRQYRRIGIAVAAVLLFLLSSIRFGGQLFREAQLPDVAWIAPFRSVNTYGLFADMTESRPEIIVEGSNDRITWKPYQFRWKPGDLTVPPKWVAPHQPRLDWQMWFAALQGSYRNTPWFLNFMGALLQGKSEVLRLLAENPFPDSPPRYVRATLYDYRFTDLTTKRSEGTWWSREWKRIYCPAISLR is encoded by the coding sequence ATGCAACCACAAAGCAGCAAACCGCTCCTTGTCTACGATAACGCCTGCGATTTTTGCCGATACTGGATCGCTCAGTGGCAGCATATCACCGGCGATCGCGTTGAGTATGCGCCGTATCAAGAGGTGGCTGCGGAATTTCCCGATATACCCCTTTCAGCATTCGAGAGATCAGTTCAATTGATTTTCCAGAATGGAACAATTTTGAGCGGTGCAGAGGCTGTGCTGCGTGCCTTGAACAACGGCTTACTTCTCTGGTGCTACTATCACCTGCCCGGGTTCGCAGGCGTGTCGGAGTGGGCCTACCGCTTCGTCGCACAGCACCGCCTGTTTTTCTCGGCACTGACGCGCTGGTTTTGGGGGGCACACACTGAGAGAACAACGTTCTATCTGTCGCGTTGGCTGTTTCTGCGAGGACTCGGTTGTATCTACCTCATTGCCTTTTTGTCCTTGTGGGTACAGATTCACGGGCTTGTTGGCAGCAATGGCATCCTACCAGCAGGGCAGTATTTGGAGGTTGTCCGTCAGCAAATCGGGACAGAAGGTTACTATCTCGTTCCAACACTGTTCTGGTTGAACACGTCAGATGCCTTTCTCCATTTCCTGTGCGCTGGTGGCGTTGTTCTGTCTCTGGTCTTAATCGCAGGCTTTGTACCAACATTCGCCTTAGTCGGTTTGTGGGCGGTTTATCTGTCGCTCGTGACAGTCGGACAAGTTTTTCTGAGTTTCCAATGGGATGTCCTGCTCTTGGAGGCGGGCTTTCTGGCGATCTTTTTCGCGCCACTGCAACTGCGTGATACATTTACACGCACGTTCCAATCCTCCACTGCGTTTTTGTGGCTGTTACGTTGGCTCCTGTTCCGCCTGATGTTTGCCTCCGGGTTTGTTAAACTCGCGAGTGATGAGGTGTGGCGAAACCTCACTGCCCTCAACTTCCACTATGAAACACAACCCCTGCCGACGTGGCTCGGATGGTATACCCATCAGTTCCCGGAATGGTTTCACAAAGCCTCAACTATCGGTATGTTTGCGGCTGAGTTGGTCGTTCCGTTTCTGATTTTCGCCCCGCGACGTGCTCGAACTGTGGGATGCATCGGATTGATAGTGCTCCAAATACTCATCATCCTGACAGGAAATTACTGCTTCTTCAACCTACTGACAATTGTACTGTGCTTCTTGCTCATCGACGATGTGATGTGGAAAGCACTTCTTCCGAAACGGCTTATGCCGACCATCCACACAATTGAAAAACCGCTTCGTCAATATAGACGTATCGGTATAGCGGTAGCAGCAGTGCTTCTCTTTCTGTTGAGCAGTATCCGATTCGGCGGACAACTCTTTAGAGAGGCACAACTTCCAGATGTTGCATGGATCGCCCCATTTCGGAGTGTGAATACCTACGGACTGTTTGCGGACATGACGGAATCGCGTCCAGAAATTATCGTTGAGGGTAGCAATGATCGGATAACGTGGAAGCCTTACCAATTCCGATGGAAACCGGGAGACTTGACGGTTCCGCCTAAATGGGTTGCTCCACACCAACCACGACTCGATTGGCAGATGTGGTTTGCTGCCCTCCAAGGCAGCTATCGCAACACACCATGGTTTCTGAATTTCATGGGAGCGTTGCTACAAGGCAAATCTGAGGTGCTACGGCTATTAGCAGAAAATCCGTTTCCAGACTCACCGCCACGTTATGTCCGCGCGACCCTTTACGATTATAGATTCACGGACCTCACAACAAAACGTTCAGAAGGCACGTGGTGGTCCCGCGAATGGAAAAGGATTTATTGCCCAGCAATTTCACTCCGATAG
- a CDS encoding GNAT family N-acetyltransferase: protein MRQKIIYRHWQLGDDDAILELLLPAEQVDENIYRNKDIEAEGIRLALINERVVGHVWGEPCSFFIEDKCQRFVSVGAVFVAQDMRRQGIAARLMQDLHTHFQRKGYRGSILDADEEAAIRLYQKVGYQQLTQDLQTQLPPNQNASQLKWAEVNLSDLSAIPQLDEMWAKQNFPVSCHQQSIKVHQYTMSGYRILRQDQNIVGYARWDEPSEYYRHGLIRDPIAPDMDPMEVIASIQSAIPTTRTWQTAEGGRYEAPLRAYGCTFEPTTTVIMLSSFGQEIDLTEHHRAAWW, encoded by the coding sequence ATGCGGCAGAAGATTATTTACAGACATTGGCAGCTCGGTGATGATGATGCTATTTTGGAATTATTGTTACCTGCTGAGCAAGTTGATGAGAACATCTATAGAAATAAGGATATTGAAGCAGAAGGGATACGTTTAGCACTTATCAATGAAAGGGTCGTAGGTCATGTGTGGGGTGAGCCCTGTTCATTTTTCATTGAAGACAAGTGCCAGAGGTTTGTAAGTGTAGGTGCTGTCTTTGTTGCGCAAGATATGCGTCGCCAAGGGATAGCTGCTCGCTTAATGCAGGATTTGCATACACACTTCCAAAGAAAGGGGTATCGTGGCAGCATTCTTGATGCAGATGAAGAGGCAGCGATTCGATTGTATCAGAAAGTTGGTTACCAACAATTGACACAAGATTTACAAACCCAACTTCCACCAAATCAGAATGCATCACAACTCAAATGGGCGGAAGTGAATCTCAGCGATTTAAGTGCTATACCTCAGTTAGATGAGATGTGGGCAAAACAGAATTTCCCTGTTAGCTGCCATCAACAAAGCATAAAAGTACATCAGTATACTATGAGTGGGTACCGTATTTTACGTCAGGATCAAAACATTGTCGGTTATGCAAGATGGGATGAACCCTCAGAATATTATCGACATGGGTTAATTCGTGACCCTATTGCACCAGATATGGATCCGATGGAGGTTATTGCATCAATTCAATCGGCAATACCGACAACCCGCACTTGGCAAACAGCGGAAGGCGGAAGGTATGAGGCACCTCTTCGTGCATACGGTTGCACATTTGAACCCACAACAACCGTTATAATGCTTTCATCCTTCGGTCAGGAAATTGATTTGACAGAACACCACCGAGCCGCTTGGTGGTGA
- a CDS encoding methyltransferase domain-containing protein, with translation MSSKTTMNTTIHTHIEHLSNQLIKRSDLQSSTDWVKQALFTVPRHHFIEQYYDDKEPDGIVQVESPNPMPEQLEQIYSDRGMMIREEPHSAASQPSLIFGMLKDLQLTHGHKVLEVGTGSGWNAGLIAFSVGDESLVYSVDLQADLVEKARQHLSSIGFNRVNLRAGDGGLGWDGETFDRIIVTVGSADIPPAWIQSLTDDGILVMPLKTNGVGDPILQLHKRGDKLTGKFTQWAGFMNLQGNFKSDSENALKPSSDPAVEALLREEPTTVPFPTAFGTDCAFWLRLNGVPMQTLSEYKGQHGMHVALLDKELPALYVPQSVYSTKTGKRMDVYGNPQFVDRFIEGIEEWVSLGSPKLTDYHIELIDPAESDDTASYHYINQRPNATLRFSLKNASISRD, from the coding sequence ATGTCTTCAAAAACCACTATGAATACAACAATCCACACACACATAGAACACCTATCCAACCAACTCATAAAAAGATCCGATCTCCAATCCAGCACCGATTGGGTGAAACAGGCACTTTTCACCGTGCCGCGCCACCACTTCATCGAACAATACTACGACGACAAAGAGCCCGACGGAATCGTTCAAGTCGAATCCCCAAACCCGATGCCGGAACAACTGGAACAAATCTACTCCGACAGAGGCATGATGATCCGAGAGGAGCCACACAGTGCAGCGTCCCAACCCAGTCTTATCTTCGGCATGCTAAAGGACCTCCAACTGACCCACGGACATAAAGTCTTAGAAGTTGGAACCGGAAGCGGATGGAACGCAGGACTGATTGCGTTCAGCGTGGGAGACGAAAGCCTCGTCTACTCTGTTGACCTCCAAGCCGATTTGGTAGAGAAAGCGCGACAACATCTGAGCTCTATTGGATTTAATCGTGTCAACCTGAGAGCGGGTGATGGTGGACTTGGATGGGACGGCGAGACCTTCGATCGAATAATCGTTACAGTCGGTTCCGCCGATATTCCGCCAGCGTGGATTCAATCCTTGACAGACGACGGGATTTTGGTGATGCCACTTAAGACAAACGGGGTGGGAGACCCAATCCTTCAACTCCACAAACGGGGCGACAAATTGACAGGAAAATTCACACAATGGGCGGGTTTCATGAACCTACAAGGCAACTTCAAGTCCGATTCCGAGAACGCTCTGAAACCATCTTCGGATCCAGCCGTAGAAGCCTTATTGCGAGAGGAACCGACAACTGTTCCATTTCCGACAGCCTTTGGAACCGATTGCGCCTTTTGGCTCCGTTTAAACGGAGTCCCGATGCAAACGCTTTCGGAATACAAAGGGCAACACGGAATGCACGTTGCCCTGCTGGATAAAGAATTGCCTGCCTTGTATGTTCCTCAATCCGTATACTCCACTAAGACCGGAAAGCGTATGGATGTCTACGGCAATCCACAATTTGTGGACCGCTTCATCGAAGGAATAGAGGAATGGGTGAGTCTTGGAAGCCCCAAACTCACAGACTATCACATCGAACTCATTGATCCTGCCGAGTCAGACGACACGGCATCTTATCATTACATCAACCAGAGACCGAATGCAACACTGCGGTTCTCTTTGAAGAATGCTTCAATATCACGGGATTAA
- a CDS encoding inositol-phosphate phosphatase produces MPSQFLTVALEAAKNAEEIITAYYTGDAMKVEMKADETPVTLADRGAEKIIRETIKQAFPDHGFLGEEYGIEEGDSPYVWIIDPIDATKNYIRKIPIFGTQIALMKGEELILGVSNAPLLNELLYAEAGEGAFLNGEPITVSNVTHPEDAMVCHGGLKWFVEKGTFPGIYNLINDAARSRGFGDFYMYHLVASARADAVVEAAISIWDIAAITVIVQEAGGKVTDIQGQAVTKNTASLVATNGMLHNTVLDYFKDA; encoded by the coding sequence ATGCCCAGTCAATTTTTAACGGTTGCCTTAGAAGCAGCCAAAAACGCCGAAGAAATTATCACCGCTTACTACACCGGCGATGCCATGAAAGTTGAAATGAAAGCCGATGAAACGCCGGTTACACTCGCCGATAGAGGCGCGGAAAAAATCATCCGTGAAACCATCAAACAAGCGTTTCCAGACCACGGATTCTTAGGTGAAGAGTATGGAATCGAAGAAGGAGATTCCCCTTATGTCTGGATTATCGACCCGATTGATGCCACAAAAAACTACATCCGTAAAATCCCGATTTTCGGCACGCAGATTGCGTTGATGAAAGGCGAAGAACTTATCCTCGGCGTTTCCAATGCCCCACTTTTAAACGAACTCCTCTATGCGGAAGCAGGCGAGGGTGCTTTCCTGAATGGTGAACCGATAACCGTTTCCAATGTGACGCACCCCGAAGACGCAATGGTATGCCACGGTGGGCTGAAGTGGTTTGTAGAAAAAGGCACCTTTCCCGGCATCTACAACCTTATCAACGATGCTGCACGCTCCAGAGGATTCGGAGACTTCTACATGTACCACCTTGTGGCTTCTGCAAGAGCGGATGCTGTCGTTGAAGCGGCGATTAGTATTTGGGACATCGCTGCCATCACTGTTATCGTGCAGGAAGCCGGTGGAAAGGTAACCGATATACAAGGACAAGCGGTTACAAAGAATACTGCTTCATTGGTAGCGACAAATGGCATGCTGCATAACACCGTTTTGGACTATTTTAAAGATGCCTAA
- a CDS encoding cyclase family protein encodes MHLDFQNVLDLSYVVDENSPCELPIDPAKIYDQATLEKDGYFESRIDTSGHYSTHMDAPCLMYPGGATIAEIPKEKLTGHAVLMDFSAIKKPNDAVTAEDIKAWIAENGEIPEGSIVFMRTGMDRFVYQDNFNREWIGFSEDAAELLVEKGVKVIGTDACSIDSVAGHPPLHDGLPPAHLVFLGAGIPHVEDLCNLSQLPTHFYVVIAPLKLARSSGAPTRVFAFV; translated from the coding sequence ATGCACCTTGACTTTCAAAACGTGCTGGATCTGTCTTATGTGGTCGATGAAAATAGTCCATGTGAGCTGCCGATTGATCCTGCCAAAATTTATGACCAAGCGACGTTGGAAAAAGATGGTTATTTTGAAAGCCGTATTGACACGTCCGGACATTACTCTACGCACATGGATGCTCCCTGTTTAATGTATCCCGGTGGGGCAACTATCGCAGAAATTCCAAAGGAGAAACTGACCGGACACGCTGTGTTGATGGACTTTTCAGCGATTAAAAAACCGAACGACGCGGTGACCGCCGAAGATATTAAGGCGTGGATAGCCGAAAATGGTGAGATTCCAGAAGGCAGCATCGTCTTTATGCGGACAGGAATGGATAGATTCGTCTATCAGGACAACTTTAACCGAGAGTGGATCGGCTTCAGTGAAGACGCTGCTGAACTCCTCGTCGAAAAAGGCGTAAAGGTTATCGGGACAGACGCGTGTAGCATCGACTCGGTGGCAGGGCATCCACCCTTACACGACGGTTTACCTCCAGCACATCTCGTTTTTCTTGGAGCCGGTATCCCGCACGTTGAGGATTTGTGTAATCTAAGTCAACTGCCGACACATTTCTATGTTGTAATTGCACCCCTAAAGTTAGCACGGAGCTCCGGGGCACCGACACGTGTGTTCGCGTTTGTATAG
- a CDS encoding CCA tRNA nucleotidyltransferase, translating into MIPKEMTPNIPEPILNLLHEIGEVGGEGTYLVGGFVRDLLLKRPSLDIDIVIEGDAIRVANAICDRWNGTLEVHPQFGTATVTPENVSLPKVDFVTARRETYQDAGTLPIVQSGTITDDLHRRDFSINALAMRLDTSAFGAIVDKTGGLEDLKSGIVRVLHKQSFIDDPTRIFRAARYAGRYGFRIAETDTILIQEALPVLARLSGERIRNEIDRLLLEKNASEIVEHLTQLDVWKTISEGWNISTTFACDFKKAERAIAWASTHLTDEEFQPELVRWMAFLGTGTPIYQIEALSLKLVLEHQLQRLISRAKAAKHQVSLEKVTHAAFAKLGIPLSENAFIEYQKGKWCIVDTDNTITYVCGDGHLYRVQTPLTAYRELEQTLAPVKETARPSEIYQLLKPYPTEALALGCVNTTLPKWKREKIKDYLFVLRKTEPFITGKDLITLGEKPSKNFETQLWKLFAAQLDGEINKKEEAYSRLRTFV; encoded by the coding sequence TTGATTCCAAAAGAAATGACACCTAATATCCCTGAACCGATCTTAAACCTGTTACATGAAATCGGTGAAGTAGGTGGAGAGGGAACCTACCTTGTCGGTGGATTCGTCCGAGACCTCCTGCTCAAACGACCGAGTCTTGATATCGACATCGTTATAGAAGGAGACGCAATCCGAGTCGCAAATGCGATATGTGACAGGTGGAACGGGACATTAGAGGTGCATCCACAATTCGGCACCGCAACCGTTACACCGGAAAATGTTAGCCTTCCGAAAGTGGACTTCGTGACGGCACGCCGTGAAACTTATCAAGACGCAGGCACGTTACCTATAGTGCAAAGCGGGACTATCACTGACGATTTACATCGGCGGGATTTTTCAATCAATGCGCTTGCAATGCGTTTAGATACAAGTGCCTTCGGTGCCATCGTCGATAAGACCGGTGGATTAGAAGACCTCAAATCCGGTATCGTTCGGGTACTCCACAAGCAGAGTTTCATAGACGATCCGACGCGTATTTTTCGTGCGGCTCGGTATGCCGGACGCTACGGTTTTCGGATCGCTGAAACTGACACAATTCTGATTCAGGAAGCACTACCCGTATTAGCACGACTTAGCGGTGAACGGATACGGAACGAGATTGACAGACTACTTCTTGAAAAGAATGCATCAGAGATTGTAGAACATCTCACACAACTCGACGTATGGAAAACTATCTCTGAAGGGTGGAATATATCAACGACGTTTGCATGCGATTTTAAGAAAGCCGAACGGGCGATAGCTTGGGCATCTACACACCTTACGGATGAAGAATTTCAACCCGAACTCGTGCGCTGGATGGCATTTTTGGGAACCGGAACGCCAATCTATCAGATCGAGGCACTCAGTTTAAAACTCGTATTGGAGCATCAACTTCAACGACTCATAAGCCGGGCGAAAGCTGCAAAACATCAGGTGTCGCTCGAAAAAGTGACACACGCTGCCTTTGCGAAACTCGGAATTCCACTATCAGAGAACGCGTTTATCGAATATCAAAAAGGAAAATGGTGCATTGTTGATACCGATAATACGATAACCTACGTATGCGGCGATGGGCATCTTTATCGAGTGCAAACGCCACTCACTGCTTACAGAGAGTTGGAACAAACACTCGCGCCTGTGAAGGAAACAGCAAGACCGAGTGAAATATACCAACTGCTAAAACCCTATCCAACTGAAGCACTGGCACTCGGCTGTGTAAATACGACCCTGCCAAAATGGAAACGGGAGAAAATAAAAGACTACCTTTTTGTTTTGCGAAAGACCGAACCCTTTATCACAGGAAAAGACTTGATTACTTTGGGGGAAAAACCGAGCAAGAATTTTGAAACTCAACTTTGGAAATTGTTCGCGGCACAATTAGACGGAGAAATAAACAAAAAAGAGGAGGCATATTCCCGCTTACGAACTTTTGTATAG
- a CDS encoding phosphatase PAP2 family protein: MNFLPYDWVAIGYLALTGVLILIFHKNVAHYSLYLLTRVLWIAGIVSLTFVNEQMPFPLQFLRDWYPLSTIAIFYFEMGKLTQMMFQHYFDETVIHWEKRVFKGMPSLELSDRFPSIILSEILHLCYFSYYVIAVFLAAWLYFGGRIGPFQETVFAETLTFNLSLLCYPFLPATGPRYLFEKIQGKLSKGFFFRLTHSIVSRGSSKGTAFPSSHVSLSVIVLLYALRYDSTAFLILLPMCIGLTLGTVYGRFHYAIDALVGAALAGIVFGITTTII; the protein is encoded by the coding sequence ATGAACTTTCTTCCCTACGATTGGGTTGCTATTGGATATTTAGCACTTACAGGTGTACTTATCCTGATTTTCCACAAAAATGTCGCACACTACTCCCTCTATTTGCTCACACGTGTGCTCTGGATTGCTGGTATTGTATCACTAACGTTCGTCAATGAACAGATGCCGTTTCCCTTGCAATTTCTACGCGATTGGTACCCACTGTCCACCATCGCAATTTTCTATTTCGAGATGGGAAAATTGACACAGATGATGTTTCAACACTATTTCGATGAAACAGTGATCCACTGGGAAAAACGGGTCTTTAAAGGGATGCCAAGCCTTGAACTCAGCGATCGGTTTCCATCCATAATCCTATCGGAGATTTTACACCTCTGCTACTTTAGTTACTACGTCATTGCCGTGTTTTTAGCGGCATGGCTCTACTTCGGCGGGAGGATAGGTCCTTTTCAAGAAACAGTTTTCGCAGAGACACTAACCTTTAATCTGAGTCTGCTTTGCTATCCGTTTCTGCCTGCCACCGGTCCGCGCTACCTTTTTGAAAAGATTCAAGGGAAATTGTCCAAGGGTTTCTTCTTCAGACTCACACATTCAATTGTCTCAAGAGGTTCATCGAAAGGCACAGCATTTCCGAGTTCACACGTCTCGCTATCAGTGATTGTGCTGCTTTACGCCCTCCGTTACGATAGTACAGCGTTTCTGATTCTACTGCCAATGTGTATTGGATTAACCCTCGGCACCGTCTACGGTAGATTCCACTATGCGATTGATGCACTCGTCGGCGCAGCGTTGGCTGGCATCGTCTTTGGCATCACGACCACAATCATTTAG
- a CDS encoding molybdenum cofactor biosynthesis protein MoaB, with translation MSTTSTSTQQHREMATEEGPVAVAIVTVSDTRTPETDKNAAFLREQLAAEGNSVTAYQIIKDEPDQVASVLDEMAESDAQVILFNGGTGIAPRDTTFDILNRKLEKTLPGFGELFRMFSYDQVGAAAMLSRATAGVYRGKVVISTPGSTAAVQLAWEKLIGPELQHLAWEVGR, from the coding sequence ATGTCAACAACTTCTACAAGTACACAACAACACCGAGAAATGGCAACCGAAGAGGGACCTGTCGCCGTGGCGATCGTCACCGTCAGCGACACACGCACCCCCGAAACCGATAAAAACGCAGCATTCCTACGCGAACAACTCGCCGCAGAGGGAAACAGCGTCACCGCGTATCAAATCATCAAAGACGAACCCGACCAAGTCGCATCAGTATTAGACGAAATGGCGGAAAGCGATGCACAGGTCATCCTTTTCAACGGTGGCACCGGCATCGCCCCGCGCGACACCACATTCGATATTCTCAATCGGAAGTTGGAAAAGACACTTCCCGGATTCGGCGAACTCTTTCGGATGTTCAGTTACGATCAAGTCGGTGCAGCAGCGATGCTTTCACGAGCGACTGCAGGGGTCTACCGCGGAAAAGTGGTTATTTCTACACCCGGTTCAACCGCCGCGGTGCAATTGGCATGGGAAAAGCTGATTGGACCGGAACTGCAACATCTGGCATGGGAAGTCGGACGTTAA
- a CDS encoding DegT/DnrJ/EryC1/StrS family aminotransferase: MSNQLAISGGTPVRNIESEPWSSWPLTTTEEWESKVEPLLREVYLSSNEGSGGAMIERFNEQYAQYSGTNYALFMPHGTDSISAALAGALDLDGFSDGGEVIVPNYTFVATASAVLERRCTVVFVDISPETFTIDPAGVEAAIGPETRAILPVHLGGHPADMGALREIAQRHQLAIIEDCAQAHGAEYQTKKVGSLSDVGAFSFQASKNLTSGEGGMVTTNDKDIHDRVCAFMNVGRAPGGARWEYPRLGWNYRPSEYLAAILQVRLELLEAQTDLRNRNAAYLSNALATIEGITPPELAPWVTKHGYHLYCLRYDSKGFGGKSRQEFVDALSAEGIPCSIGYRSPLSQEPGMAHVAEKYPHLIRSLPCPNAASVCEQSVWLFQNLFLGSTRDMDQIAEAIAKIHQAWR, translated from the coding sequence ATGTCCAACCAACTGGCAATTTCAGGCGGTACACCTGTCCGCAACATAGAAAGCGAACCGTGGTCCTCATGGCCCCTCACAACAACTGAAGAGTGGGAGTCAAAAGTCGAACCGCTGCTTCGAGAGGTATACCTGAGTAGTAATGAAGGCTCAGGAGGCGCGATGATTGAACGTTTCAACGAACAATACGCCCAATATTCCGGAACAAACTACGCCCTCTTCATGCCGCACGGGACCGATTCAATCAGTGCTGCTTTAGCCGGAGCACTGGACCTCGACGGATTTAGCGATGGAGGTGAGGTCATCGTGCCAAATTATACGTTCGTAGCGACTGCGAGCGCAGTGTTGGAACGTCGATGCACCGTGGTGTTTGTGGACATTTCACCAGAAACGTTTACGATTGACCCAGCAGGTGTTGAAGCGGCTATTGGTCCTGAAACTCGTGCGATTCTCCCCGTCCATCTCGGCGGTCATCCAGCAGATATGGGGGCATTACGTGAAATTGCCCAACGCCACCAACTTGCGATTATTGAGGACTGCGCGCAGGCACACGGCGCAGAATATCAGACGAAAAAGGTTGGTTCTCTTAGTGATGTCGGTGCGTTTAGTTTCCAAGCCTCGAAGAATTTGACTTCCGGCGAAGGTGGCATGGTCACAACGAATGACAAAGACATCCACGACCGAGTCTGCGCCTTCATGAACGTCGGACGTGCTCCCGGTGGTGCAAGATGGGAATATCCACGACTCGGTTGGAACTACCGCCCCTCAGAATATCTTGCAGCGATATTGCAAGTGCGCTTGGAACTGTTGGAGGCACAAACCGATCTCCGCAACCGAAACGCTGCTTATCTCTCCAACGCTCTGGCGACAATTGAGGGTATCACACCGCCAGAACTCGCGCCATGGGTTACCAAACACGGGTATCACCTCTACTGCCTGCGGTACGATTCCAAAGGCTTCGGTGGCAAATCGCGACAGGAATTTGTGGACGCGCTCTCTGCTGAAGGCATTCCGTGTTCCATCGGTTACCGTTCTCCACTTTCACAGGAACCAGGAATGGCACACGTCGCGGAGAAATATCCTCACCTCATTCGATCGTTGCCTTGTCCAAATGCAGCATCAGTCTGTGAACAGAGCGTGTGGCTTTTCCAGAACCTCTTCCTCGGCTCGACAAGAGACATGGATCAGATTGCGGAAGCCATTGCTAAGATTCATCAGGCATGGCGTTAA
- a CDS encoding GNAT family N-acetyltransferase yields MRSPITYRHWQPGDDDAVWELLSTGPFNINRDYYQKKFNDGYLEPEGVRLAFVNERVVGHVFGSETYMYLEGKPQDFGMVTVMYVAPDMRRQGIATRLMRELNPYFERKNYRGCILDTDTREAYQLYRKVGCQEVTREVRTQLSPRSDASELKWTSVNPEDFDVLHDIKKRWADQNFPVYWNPEYPEVHQFNMKQYRVLRRGKSIVGYAKWDKPSKYHPQGLVRDPMVPDEDPMAVIASVQAAIPAPRAWKTAEGSRYENPLRSLSCMLQPTEKVEMLLAFGTEIDWSGLPRTRPFW; encoded by the coding sequence ATGCGTAGTCCGATTACTTACAGACATTGGCAACCCGGTGACGATGACGCAGTTTGGGAGTTGTTGTCAACAGGGCCCTTCAATATCAACAGAGATTACTACCAAAAAAAGTTTAACGACGGATACCTCGAACCAGAAGGCGTTCGTTTAGCATTCGTCAATGAAAGAGTTGTTGGACATGTATTCGGCTCAGAAACTTATATGTATCTTGAGGGTAAACCGCAAGATTTTGGGATGGTAACAGTTATGTATGTTGCCCCTGATATGCGTCGTCAAGGTATCGCAACCCGATTGATGCGGGAACTGAATCCATATTTTGAGCGAAAAAATTATCGAGGGTGTATTCTTGATACGGACACAAGAGAAGCGTATCAATTATATCGGAAGGTCGGATGTCAAGAGGTTACAAGGGAGGTACGCACGCAACTCTCGCCACGTTCCGATGCTTCCGAACTCAAATGGACATCGGTGAATCCTGAAGACTTTGATGTTCTGCATGACATTAAAAAAAGATGGGCAGACCAGAATTTTCCTGTGTATTGGAATCCTGAATATCCAGAGGTGCATCAGTTCAATATGAAGCAGTATCGTGTTTTGCGTCGCGGCAAAAGCATCGTCGGTTATGCGAAATGGGATAAACCCTCAAAATACCATCCGCAAGGCTTGGTGCGTGACCCGATGGTGCCAGATGAAGACCCGATGGCGGTTATTGCATCGGTGCAAGCAGCGATTCCTGCCCCGCGCGCGTGGAAAACCGCTGAGGGGAGTAGATACGAAAATCCGCTCCGTTCCCTCAGTTGCATGCTCCAACCGACAGAAAAAGTAGAGATGTTATTGGCCTTTGGTACTGAAATTGATTGGAGCGGCCTTCCGCGAACGCGCCCTTTTTGGTAG